In one window of Paenibacillus sp. DNA:
- a CDS encoding sensor domain-containing diguanylate cyclase — protein sequence MKQARFRGLKLHHLVIALVAVSVLLTFAVIAGVGFSAGRALWTADTLDAQRLNAAQLAGATDELFASLKSGLKTVAEHAAGETDTQHLHLFLDIVREGSGFNVAFIADENGFVLDASPRNLGLVGRKLTTVGALEALRERKALVSEPYLGVLNRLIVLISHPIFDAQGRYLGFAGGTISLHEPNLVRALIGTNPFNEAGRHVYVLSSAGNVIYHPDDALVGKNAAAFADLRDVFAAGSEQERIAVSLRHGMLAGVGSVPETDWLVVSQTPQRTVSRAIRRIVTRILLSALPLAALIVALIYVLVRFISSPLYKLARYAERLSEEPGAAPAAELPAIHDWNYEANRLFDTLAKASFQIRHRFDALSAEATTDQLTGLYNRRMMDRLLHEWERQRLPFCLLAIDADHFKQVNDQYGHQAGDEVLQFIARLASRTVRGQDVVCRYGGEEFVVLAPGADPDTARALAERLRSRIGETASPIGRRVTVSIGGAAFPLHGDTAEEVIRRADEALYRAKAEGRNRAIVHD from the coding sequence ATGAAGCAAGCACGGTTCCGCGGGTTGAAGCTGCATCATTTGGTCATCGCCCTCGTGGCGGTCTCCGTCCTGCTGACGTTCGCCGTCATCGCGGGCGTCGGGTTTTCGGCCGGGAGGGCGTTGTGGACCGCCGATACGCTGGACGCGCAGCGGCTTAACGCGGCGCAATTGGCGGGAGCGACCGACGAGTTGTTCGCGTCGTTGAAATCCGGCTTGAAAACGGTCGCGGAACATGCCGCCGGCGAGACGGACACACAGCACCTGCACTTATTTCTTGATATCGTACGAGAGGGAAGCGGCTTCAATGTCGCGTTCATCGCCGACGAAAACGGGTTCGTCCTGGATGCGTCCCCGCGGAATCTCGGACTGGTCGGCCGCAAGCTGACGACGGTCGGCGCTCTTGAGGCGCTCCGAGAACGCAAGGCGCTCGTTTCCGAGCCGTATCTTGGCGTATTGAATCGCTTAATCGTGCTGATCTCCCATCCGATCTTCGACGCGCAAGGCCGGTACCTCGGGTTTGCGGGCGGCACGATTTCGCTGCACGAACCGAATTTGGTCAGGGCGCTGATCGGAACGAATCCGTTCAACGAGGCGGGAAGGCACGTGTACGTCCTTTCTTCCGCCGGCAACGTCATTTATCATCCGGACGACGCTCTCGTCGGGAAGAACGCGGCGGCGTTCGCCGACCTGCGGGACGTATTCGCGGCGGGAAGCGAGCAGGAACGAATCGCCGTCTCGCTGCGCCACGGCATGCTCGCCGGCGTCGGATCGGTGCCGGAAACCGATTGGCTCGTCGTCTCCCAAACGCCGCAGCGAACGGTATCGCGCGCCATTCGCCGCATCGTCACGCGCATTTTGCTGTCCGCGCTGCCGCTCGCGGCGCTGATCGTCGCGCTGATTTACGTGCTGGTCCGGTTTATTTCTTCCCCGCTGTACAAGCTGGCCCGGTATGCGGAGCGGCTGTCGGAAGAGCCCGGGGCGGCGCCGGCGGCCGAGCTTCCCGCCATTCACGATTGGAACTACGAGGCGAACCGGCTGTTCGATACGCTGGCGAAAGCGTCCTTCCAAATCCGGCATCGGTTCGATGCGCTGTCGGCGGAAGCGACGACGGATCAACTAACAGGACTATACAATCGACGCATGATGGATCGCCTGCTGCACGAATGGGAACGCCAGCGGCTGCCGTTCTGCTTGCTGGCGATCGACGCCGACCATTTCAAACAAGTGAACGACCAGTACGGGCACCAGGCGGGGGACGAGGTGCTGCAATTTATCGCCCGTCTCGCGTCGCGGACGGTTCGGGGGCAGGACGTCGTCTGCCGATACGGCGGCGAAGAGTTCGTCGTGCTCGCCCCCGGCGCCGACCCGGATACGGCCCGCGCGCTCGCGGAACGGCTGAGAAGCCGTATCGGGGAAACCGCCAGCCCGATCGGCCGGCGGGTCACGGTGTCGATCGGCGGCGCCGCGTTCCCGCTTCACGGAGACACCGCCGAAGAGGTGATCCGCCGCGCCGACGAAGCGTTATATCGGGCGAAGGCGGAGGGGCGGAACCGCGCGATCGTTCACGACTGA
- the coaD gene encoding pantetheine-phosphate adenylyltransferase encodes MNGGTTQQDSPMKVAVYPGSFDPVTNGHLDIIRRAAKQFDRLIVAVLNNTSKNPLFTLDERMGLLRDVTADLPNVEIDGFRDLLINYMAKKNAHVIVRGLRAVSDFEYELQLATANHKLSPDVETFFMMTSPDYSFLSSSIVKEIAKFQGPVADLVPPAVEKALRAKFA; translated from the coding sequence ATGAACGGCGGCACGACCCAACAAGACAGTCCGATGAAGGTGGCGGTATACCCCGGCAGCTTCGACCCGGTTACGAACGGTCACCTCGACATTATCCGCAGGGCCGCGAAGCAGTTCGACCGGTTGATCGTCGCGGTGCTGAACAACACGTCCAAGAACCCGCTGTTCACGCTCGACGAGCGGATGGGACTGCTGCGGGACGTGACCGCCGATCTGCCGAACGTGGAGATCGACGGCTTCCGGGATTTGCTGATCAATTATATGGCGAAAAAGAACGCGCACGTCATCGTGCGCGGCCTTCGGGCGGTATCCGATTTCGAGTACGAGCTGCAGCTCGCCACGGCGAACCATAAGCTGAGCCCGGACGTGGAGACGTTCTTCATGATGACGAGCCCGGATTACTCATTCCTCAGCTCGAGCATCGTGAAAGAAATCGCGAAGTTCCAGGGCCCCGTCGCCGATTTGGTGCCGCCGGCCGTCGAGAAAGCGCTCCGGGCGAAGTTCGCCTAG
- a CDS encoding stage VI sporulation protein F, with amino-acid sequence MPGYEKYGISADMVERVKAKMKDRAAKERVKTVLANVSKTDLQNRATVKRLVGLACKALGEKPTDGEVERIVRFVVDQRIDPNNAIHLLKLWNMFR; translated from the coding sequence GTGCCCGGATACGAAAAATACGGCATCAGCGCGGACATGGTGGAACGCGTCAAAGCGAAAATGAAAGATCGCGCGGCGAAGGAGCGGGTGAAGACGGTGCTCGCGAACGTCTCCAAGACCGACCTGCAAAACCGCGCGACGGTCAAGCGCCTCGTCGGCCTTGCCTGCAAGGCGCTCGGCGAAAAGCCGACGGACGGCGAAGTCGAACGGATCGTCCGCTTCGTCGTCGACCAGCGTATCGATCCGAACAACGCGATCCATTTGCTTAAATTATGGAATATGTTCCGATAG
- a CDS encoding ATP-binding protein: MPGTEKPQGRPKSDIHLSQLASVGQIAAGIAHEVRNPLTAVKGFLQLLKERNEPKYIDIAETELNNAIVILQNLLQVSKPDLDDEPFVSIDLAAELEMLTQLFQDQFYRVELVKQFEKPGTYIYGKRNQLKRAFFNLMKNAFEAIPNEGTITIGQTVSEDAVTVFVQDDGVGIPKEKLGLLGTPFFTTKEAGTGMGLTLVFSVVYQNNGVIEVESEEQQGTRFSIRFPRGTGSKRREVVLLKMIDTNTDNLKDFFIMNRGAFEERLLQEAVNVRDKIDEILRVGNINLLENAHKLVLYIVEGREHEVISFAKMEGVAWAKHSLTLAFKLEWIQTVRRVMWDFLYNFDKANKLTFDLEGFYGLEKRINDLMDMFSNHLFISYSQYKDDLIRAQREMVEDLSVPIIPLTPTMSILPLIGPIDSFRSATIEDVVITQIGTDRIETLVIDLSGVVEMEPEVIRQLISVIDGVGMMGCKVIITGLRPEIVKVMIRLGLSFQERAVMKGTLQQALLDHLLKPVLNAAAEKESTTT, translated from the coding sequence ATGCCAGGAACCGAGAAACCGCAAGGCCGCCCAAAAAGCGATATTCACCTAAGTCAACTGGCTTCCGTGGGTCAAATCGCCGCAGGCATCGCGCACGAGGTTCGAAATCCGTTGACGGCCGTCAAAGGGTTTCTGCAGCTGCTCAAGGAGCGAAACGAGCCGAAGTACATCGATATCGCCGAGACCGAGTTGAATAACGCGATCGTTATTCTGCAAAATTTGCTGCAGGTATCTAAACCGGATTTGGACGACGAACCGTTCGTCTCGATCGATTTGGCGGCGGAACTGGAAATGTTGACCCAGTTATTCCAGGACCAATTTTACCGCGTCGAGCTCGTAAAGCAATTCGAAAAGCCTGGGACGTACATTTACGGCAAGCGCAATCAACTGAAACGAGCGTTTTTCAATTTGATGAAGAACGCTTTCGAAGCGATCCCGAACGAAGGGACGATCACGATCGGCCAGACGGTTTCGGAGGATGCGGTCACCGTATTCGTGCAGGACGACGGAGTCGGCATTCCGAAAGAAAAACTGGGGCTGCTCGGCACGCCCTTTTTCACGACGAAGGAAGCCGGCACCGGCATGGGGCTTACGCTCGTGTTTTCGGTCGTCTATCAGAACAACGGCGTCATCGAGGTGGAGAGCGAAGAGCAGCAAGGGACGAGATTTTCGATCCGCTTCCCGAGGGGAACGGGCAGCAAACGCAGAGAGGTGGTACTTCTGAAAATGATCGACACGAACACAGACAACCTCAAAGATTTCTTTATCATGAACCGCGGTGCCTTCGAAGAAAGATTGCTGCAGGAAGCCGTCAACGTCCGGGATAAAATCGACGAAATTTTGCGGGTCGGAAACATCAATTTGCTCGAAAACGCGCACAAGCTGGTGCTGTATATCGTCGAAGGCCGGGAACACGAAGTCATTTCGTTCGCGAAGATGGAGGGCGTCGCTTGGGCGAAGCATTCGCTGACGCTCGCGTTCAAGCTCGAGTGGATCCAAACGGTGCGGCGCGTCATGTGGGATTTCTTGTACAATTTCGATAAGGCGAACAAGCTGACGTTCGATTTGGAAGGCTTCTACGGACTGGAGAAGCGAATCAACGACCTGATGGACATGTTCTCGAATCATTTGTTCATCAGCTATTCGCAGTACAAGGACGACCTGATCCGCGCCCAGCGGGAGATGGTGGAAGATTTGTCGGTGCCGATCATTCCGCTGACGCCGACGATGTCCATCCTGCCTTTGATCGGTCCGATCGACTCGTTCCGTTCCGCTACGATCGAAGACGTCGTCATCACGCAAATCGGTACCGACCGGATCGAGACGCTCGTCATCGACCTGTCCGGCGTCGTGGAAATGGAGCCCGAAGTCATCCGGCAATTGATCAGCGTCATCGACGGGGTCGGCATGATGGGCTGCAAGGTTATCATTACGGGGCTGCGGCCGGAAATCGTCAAAGTGATGATCCGCCTCGGTCTCTCCTTTCAAGAGCGGGCGGTCATGAAGGGAACGCTGCAGCAGGCGCTCTTGGACCATCTGTTGAAGCCGGTGTTGAATGCCGCCGCCGAGAAGGAGTCCACTACTACATAA
- a CDS encoding YolD-like family protein: protein MAIRGKKLRGNGIWEASRMMLPEHKSAIRTHRERLSERQRPELDEQRLEELSAALAEALESRAPAAVTTFGAYGDETKVGVVASIDPIRRYVKLTAEGETVWIPLADIVHVAPFRAGGA, encoded by the coding sequence ATGGCGATACGAGGAAAAAAACTGCGCGGCAACGGCATCTGGGAGGCGTCGCGCATGATGCTGCCGGAGCATAAATCGGCGATTCGCACGCACCGCGAGCGGCTCTCCGAGCGGCAGCGGCCGGAGCTCGACGAGCAGCGTCTCGAAGAGCTGTCGGCGGCGCTCGCGGAGGCGCTCGAGAGCCGGGCGCCGGCGGCGGTGACGACGTTCGGGGCGTACGGCGACGAGACGAAGGTCGGCGTCGTCGCGAGCATCGATCCGATTCGCCGCTACGTGAAGCTGACGGCGGAGGGGGAGACGGTATGGATTCCGCTCGCCGACATCGTGCACGTGGCGCCGTTTCGGGCAGGGGGCGCATAA
- a CDS encoding PDZ domain-containing protein produces MNPNVRMFLRTAWPAFLGLAAALLLWFAVPVPYIVYQPGPVASTRPMVETPAAPEADETDGAYMLTTVRWMYANVFAYAWARLDPDAELLDKQTVTRGASRTDYVARQRLQMRASHANAIEAAYRELGIPYEPRSLGISVFTVMDGSAADGALRPGDVLLAIDGKALAAEDDVKAALSGKAAGDDAMVTFRRGSDERSERLTLRPIPNADPPRPGLGITYGMLQTVASVDPAYRVTVKPGSIGGPSAGLMFALEIYDRFTEGDGTKGYVIAGTGEISPDGTVGRIGGVGHKVTGASRKGAELFFVPADNADAARAKAAELGTNMRIVPVASLREALDYLASLPEKETRTGGL; encoded by the coding sequence ATGAATCCGAATGTACGAATGTTTCTTCGGACGGCGTGGCCGGCGTTCCTCGGTCTCGCCGCGGCGCTCCTGCTGTGGTTCGCCGTCCCGGTGCCATATATCGTGTATCAGCCGGGGCCGGTCGCGTCGACGCGGCCGATGGTCGAGACGCCGGCAGCGCCCGAAGCGGACGAAACCGACGGCGCCTACATGCTCACGACCGTGCGCTGGATGTACGCGAACGTGTTCGCGTACGCATGGGCGCGGCTCGATCCGGACGCGGAGCTGCTCGACAAGCAGACGGTGACGCGCGGGGCGAGCCGGACCGATTACGTCGCGAGGCAGCGGCTCCAAATGCGGGCGTCTCACGCGAACGCGATCGAGGCGGCGTACCGCGAGCTGGGGATCCCGTACGAGCCGCGAAGCCTAGGGATCTCCGTCTTCACGGTGATGGACGGCTCGGCGGCCGACGGCGCGCTACGTCCGGGCGACGTGCTGCTCGCCATCGACGGGAAAGCGCTTGCGGCGGAGGACGACGTCAAGGCGGCGCTCTCGGGCAAAGCGGCCGGCGACGACGCCATGGTAACGTTCCGCCGCGGAAGCGACGAACGGTCCGAGCGGCTGACGCTGCGCCCGATCCCGAACGCGGATCCGCCGCGGCCGGGACTCGGCATTACGTACGGCATGCTCCAGACCGTCGCGAGCGTCGATCCGGCGTACCGCGTGACGGTGAAGCCCGGCTCGATCGGAGGACCGTCGGCAGGGTTGATGTTCGCGTTGGAAATTTACGATCGGTTTACGGAAGGGGACGGGACGAAAGGGTACGTCATCGCCGGCACGGGGGAAATTTCGCCCGACGGGACGGTCGGCCGCATCGGCGGCGTCGGCCACAAAGTGACGGGAGCGTCGCGCAAAGGGGCGGAATTGTTTTTCGTCCCGGCGGACAACGCGGATGCGGCGCGCGCGAAAGCGGCCGAGCTCGGAACCAACATGCGGATCGTGCCGGTCGCTTCGCTGCGGGAGGCGCTCGATTATTTGGCGTCGCTGCCGGAGAAGGAGACGCGAACGGGCGGCTTGTAA
- a CDS encoding nucleoside recognition domain-containing protein, whose product MIERSETVRRAQTGLLAAAAVVLVGMIVAYPGEAFAASMSGLTVWWEIVFPALLPFFMLSELLLGFGVVHALGVLLEPLMRVLFRVPGVGGWALAAGFAAGFPGGAKAAADLRRDGLVSRAEGERLLAVSHIASPIFLTVVVAVGFLGRPELGLPLTAVHLVSALVTGLIVCRLPSRDAAEPAAEPPADDRGGRPGTGPLLAMAEARRRDGRPLGRLLGDAVASAVQSLLVIGGLMIVFSVLLRLLGLLGVADAIRSVAQLALTPFGLPGALADASAAALLEVHLGAYTVAQAGGASVWAAALLAAVVGWGGLSAHAQVKSLVGGTDLRYAPFLRARLVHAAVSVLVAFALWEPLLRWFGGVSPTFAAAPGAGVAAAGLGAHGLWPHMPAMAQALAAFALAAAVLSSVAAALRGAARLRRR is encoded by the coding sequence ATGATAGAACGAAGCGAAACCGTCCGCCGGGCGCAGACCGGGCTGCTGGCGGCCGCCGCCGTCGTGTTGGTCGGCATGATCGTCGCTTATCCCGGCGAAGCGTTCGCCGCTTCGATGTCCGGGCTTACCGTCTGGTGGGAGATCGTCTTTCCGGCGCTGCTCCCTTTCTTTATGCTGTCCGAGCTGCTGCTCGGCTTCGGCGTCGTGCACGCGCTCGGCGTCCTGCTCGAGCCGCTCATGCGCGTGCTGTTCCGCGTGCCCGGCGTCGGCGGCTGGGCGCTCGCCGCGGGCTTCGCCGCCGGCTTTCCCGGCGGCGCGAAGGCGGCCGCCGACTTGCGCCGCGACGGCCTCGTAAGCCGCGCCGAAGGCGAGCGGCTGCTCGCCGTGTCGCATATCGCGAGCCCGATCTTCCTCACGGTCGTCGTCGCCGTCGGCTTCCTCGGCCGTCCGGAGCTCGGGCTGCCGCTGACGGCGGTCCATCTCGTCTCCGCGCTCGTCACCGGCCTCATCGTCTGCCGCCTCCCGTCGCGGGACGCGGCGGAGCCGGCGGCAGAGCCGCCCGCGGACGACCGCGGCGGACGGCCGGGGACGGGGCCGCTGCTCGCCATGGCCGAAGCGCGCCGCCGGGACGGCCGCCCGCTCGGCCGGCTGCTCGGCGACGCCGTCGCCTCCGCCGTCCAATCGCTGCTCGTCATCGGCGGCCTCATGATCGTCTTCTCGGTGCTGCTGCGCCTGCTCGGCCTGCTCGGCGTCGCCGACGCGATCCGAAGCGTCGCGCAGCTCGCCCTGACGCCGTTCGGCCTGCCGGGCGCGCTCGCGGACGCATCCGCCGCCGCCCTGCTCGAGGTGCACCTCGGCGCCTATACGGTCGCGCAGGCGGGCGGCGCTTCGGTCTGGGCCGCTGCGCTGCTCGCCGCCGTCGTCGGCTGGGGCGGCCTGTCGGCGCACGCGCAGGTGAAAAGCCTCGTCGGCGGCACTGACCTGCGCTACGCTCCGTTCCTGCGCGCGCGGCTCGTGCATGCGGCCGTCTCCGTCCTCGTCGCGTTCGCGCTGTGGGAGCCGCTGCTCCGCTGGTTCGGCGGCGTCTCGCCGACGTTCGCGGCCGCGCCGGGCGCCGGAGTGGCTGCCGCGGGGCTCGGCGCGCACGGCCTGTGGCCTCACATGCCGGCCATGGCGCAGGCGCTCGCCGCCTTCGCGCTCGCCGCCGCCGTCCTATCCAGCGTCGCCGCCGCGCTCCGCGGAGCCGCCCGCCTCCGCCGCCGCTAG
- the rsmD gene encoding 16S rRNA (guanine(966)-N(2))-methyltransferase RsmD: MRVISGSAKGRSLKPVPGTGTRPTTDKVKEALFSMIGPYFDGGEALDLFAGTGGLGIEALSRGMERAVFVDSDRKAVETVQANVAAAKVDAAAEVYRNDAMQALRALAKRGRAFDLVFLDPPYRMKNAHEYLEFMEKQGLLRDGATAVVEHEASHAYPERFGGFALRRRSDYGDTALSIFSFAKEMEP; encoded by the coding sequence ATGAGAGTCATCTCGGGGAGCGCGAAAGGGCGCTCGCTGAAGCCGGTGCCCGGCACCGGCACGCGTCCGACGACGGACAAAGTGAAGGAAGCGCTGTTCAGCATGATCGGCCCGTACTTCGACGGCGGCGAGGCGCTCGATTTGTTCGCGGGCACGGGCGGCCTCGGCATCGAGGCGCTCAGCCGCGGCATGGAGCGCGCGGTGTTCGTCGACAGCGATCGGAAGGCGGTCGAGACGGTGCAGGCGAACGTCGCGGCGGCGAAGGTGGACGCGGCGGCGGAGGTGTACCGCAACGACGCGATGCAGGCGCTGAGGGCGCTGGCGAAGCGGGGTCGCGCGTTCGATCTCGTGTTTCTCGATCCGCCGTATCGGATGAAGAACGCGCATGAATATTTGGAGTTTATGGAGAAGCAGGGGCTGCTCCGCGACGGAGCGACGGCGGTCGTCGAGCACGAAGCGTCGCACGCGTATCCGGAGCGGTTCGGCGGCTTCGCGCTGCGGCGCAGGTCGGATTACGGAGACACCGCCCTCAGCATATTCAGCTTTGCGAAGGAGATGGAGCCATGA
- a CDS encoding DNA polymerase IV: protein MGMKEGRVVMMADMQSFYASVEKASRPETAGKPVVVAGDPKLRSGIVLAACPVAKRYGVTTAERLGEALNKCADLIVVRPRMQTYIDVSMQITRILERYADAVEPFSIDEQFCELTGGLRMHGDPVETARRMQRDILERTGVYARIGISDNKVLAKMACDQYAKKNESGVYVLRRAEVEEKLWKLPVQGMFGIGSRMMRHLNRMGIYTIGDLARTPLATLQRRWGINGEVLWRTAHGIDDSPVAPGTHEGAQQAIGHGMTLPRDYGEARDIETVLLELAEEVCRRCRFRGVMGRVLSVGCAGAGFEFGFSRQTTLPVPTQATNHVYRAAKELFHKFWNGRPVRQLSIALGGLARDDTYQLEFDDERETYRALERTTDAIKARYGPSALVRAVSAGLAGQAYGRSAKIGGHYK, encoded by the coding sequence ATGGGCATGAAGGAAGGACGCGTCGTCATGATGGCCGATATGCAGAGCTTCTACGCCAGCGTCGAGAAGGCGAGCCGGCCGGAGACGGCGGGGAAGCCCGTCGTCGTCGCGGGCGATCCGAAGCTGCGCTCGGGCATCGTGCTGGCCGCCTGCCCGGTCGCGAAGCGGTACGGCGTGACGACGGCGGAGCGGCTCGGGGAGGCGCTCAACAAGTGCGCCGATCTGATCGTCGTCCGCCCGCGGATGCAGACGTACATCGACGTCTCGATGCAAATCACGCGCATCCTGGAGCGGTACGCGGACGCGGTCGAGCCGTTCTCGATCGACGAGCAGTTCTGCGAGCTGACGGGGGGACTGCGCATGCACGGCGATCCGGTCGAGACGGCGCGGCGCATGCAGCGGGACATTCTCGAGCGGACGGGGGTGTACGCGCGGATCGGCATCAGCGACAACAAAGTGCTGGCGAAGATGGCGTGCGACCAGTACGCGAAGAAGAACGAGTCGGGCGTGTACGTCCTGCGCCGCGCGGAGGTCGAGGAGAAGCTGTGGAAGCTGCCGGTCCAAGGCATGTTCGGCATCGGCAGCCGCATGATGCGCCATTTGAACCGGATGGGCATCTATACGATCGGCGACTTGGCGCGGACGCCGCTCGCGACGCTGCAGCGCCGCTGGGGTATCAACGGCGAGGTGCTGTGGCGCACGGCGCACGGCATCGACGATTCGCCGGTCGCTCCGGGCACGCACGAGGGCGCGCAGCAGGCGATCGGCCACGGGATGACGCTGCCGCGGGACTACGGCGAGGCGCGCGACATCGAGACGGTGCTGCTGGAGCTGGCCGAGGAGGTATGCCGCCGGTGCCGGTTCCGCGGAGTGATGGGGCGGGTGCTGTCGGTCGGCTGCGCGGGAGCCGGCTTCGAGTTCGGCTTCTCCCGCCAGACGACGCTGCCGGTGCCGACCCAAGCGACGAACCACGTGTACCGGGCGGCGAAGGAGCTGTTCCACAAGTTTTGGAACGGCCGGCCGGTGCGGCAGCTCAGCATCGCGCTCGGCGGGCTCGCGCGCGACGACACGTACCAGCTCGAGTTCGACGACGAGCGGGAGACGTACCGGGCGCTCGAGCGGACGACGGACGCGATCAAGGCGCGCTACGGCCCGTCCGCGCTCGTGCGCGCCGTATCGGCGGGCCTTGCCGGGCAGGCGTACGGCCGGTCCGCGAAAATCGGCGGACATTACAAATAA
- the abc-f gene encoding ribosomal protection-like ABC-F family protein, which translates to MFIVKANGVSKEWGGQRVFRGVTMDVREGEKLAVFGRNGAGKTTLLGVLRGDVEPNEGTVQRFVPAEAWGLLEQRPERPEESESTVTIDYVRAADAGLAAAREELLRRERELREASEAEAPDASALEAAAARYAEALDAYAARNGYAWEAEVERALAQVGLPPRTWSLPLAALSGGERTRAALARLLVRRPKALFLDEPTNHLDADTVVWLQSWLRAYPGAVVVVSHDRTFLDAVVDRIVELGPDGAKSYKGNYAAYREQKELERRTQIAAYRKQERERENILESIRMYQQWYLQASRDAAKAEGITKPYYAARANKHTARYHAKEKELERLEKERVEKPREAEQLRVAFREGTFEAKTLIEAEGVAFGYEGESAPIVREGRLAVGRGDKIAVVGANGAGKTTLLRLLAGELTPAGGSVRRHPELRVGYFSQRLEGLDPNETLLDSLLRVPDMTQTFARTILGCFLFSRDDAFRRIGELSMGERCRAAFLQLYFSGANLLVLDEPTNYLDVDARERMEEALAAYPGALIAASHDRYFLRAVANRVVSLPGDGSWRVYDMPYAEYERRPDGPPASAEEREREDAYRRAELERAALMAKTELDDEGRERLRELTRVLEEIEALRQS; encoded by the coding sequence ATGTTTATTGTGAAAGCGAACGGAGTGTCGAAAGAGTGGGGCGGCCAGAGAGTGTTTCGCGGCGTGACGATGGACGTGCGCGAAGGGGAGAAGCTCGCAGTCTTCGGGCGCAACGGCGCCGGCAAGACGACGCTGCTCGGCGTGCTGCGCGGCGACGTCGAGCCGAACGAAGGCACGGTCCAGCGATTCGTGCCGGCGGAGGCGTGGGGGCTGCTGGAGCAGCGGCCCGAGCGGCCGGAGGAGAGCGAGTCGACCGTAACGATCGACTACGTGCGAGCCGCGGACGCGGGCCTCGCGGCCGCGCGGGAGGAGCTGCTGCGCCGGGAGCGGGAGCTGCGGGAGGCGTCCGAAGCGGAAGCGCCGGACGCGTCGGCGCTGGAGGCGGCCGCGGCGCGGTACGCCGAAGCGCTGGATGCGTACGCGGCGCGGAACGGGTACGCCTGGGAGGCGGAGGTCGAGCGGGCGCTCGCGCAGGTGGGGCTTCCGCCGCGGACGTGGAGCCTGCCGCTCGCGGCGCTCAGCGGCGGGGAACGGACGCGCGCCGCGCTCGCCCGCCTGCTCGTCCGCCGGCCGAAGGCGCTCTTCCTCGATGAGCCGACGAATCATCTCGACGCCGATACGGTGGTTTGGCTGCAGTCGTGGCTGCGCGCGTATCCCGGTGCCGTCGTCGTCGTGTCGCACGACCGGACGTTCCTCGACGCCGTCGTCGACCGCATCGTCGAGCTGGGTCCGGACGGCGCGAAGTCGTATAAGGGCAACTACGCGGCGTACCGGGAGCAGAAGGAGCTCGAGCGGCGAACGCAAATCGCCGCTTACCGCAAGCAGGAGCGGGAGCGGGAGAACATCCTGGAGTCGATCCGGATGTATCAGCAGTGGTATTTGCAGGCGAGCCGGGACGCGGCGAAGGCGGAAGGCATCACGAAGCCGTACTACGCCGCCAGAGCCAACAAGCATACGGCGAGGTACCACGCGAAGGAGAAGGAGCTCGAGCGGCTCGAGAAAGAGCGGGTCGAGAAGCCGCGGGAGGCGGAGCAGCTGCGCGTCGCGTTCCGCGAAGGAACGTTCGAGGCGAAGACGCTGATCGAGGCGGAGGGCGTCGCGTTCGGCTACGAGGGGGAGTCGGCGCCGATCGTCCGGGAAGGGCGCCTCGCCGTCGGGCGCGGCGACAAAATCGCCGTCGTCGGCGCGAACGGCGCGGGCAAGACGACGCTGCTGCGGCTTCTCGCCGGCGAGCTGACGCCGGCGGGCGGGTCCGTCCGCCGGCACCCGGAACTGCGCGTCGGCTATTTCTCGCAGCGGCTCGAGGGCCTCGACCCGAACGAGACGCTGCTCGACAGCCTGCTGCGCGTGCCGGACATGACGCAGACGTTCGCGAGAACGATTCTGGGCTGCTTCCTGTTCTCGCGGGACGACGCGTTCCGGCGCATCGGGGAGCTGAGCATGGGCGAGCGGTGCCGCGCGGCGTTCCTGCAGCTGTATTTCAGCGGCGCCAACCTGCTCGTGCTGGACGAACCGACGAACTATCTCGACGTCGACGCGCGCGAACGAATGGAGGAAGCGCTGGCGGCTTACCCCGGGGCGCTGATCGCGGCGTCGCACGACCGGTATTTTCTGCGGGCGGTCGCGAACCGCGTCGTCTCGCTGCCCGGGGACGGCAGCTGGCGCGTATACGACATGCCGTACGCGGAATACGAACGCCGCCCGGACGGGCCGCCGGCGTCGGCGGAAGAGCGCGAGCGGGAGGACGCGTACCGCCGGGCGGAGCTGGAACGCGCCGCGCTGATGGCGAAGACGGAGCTGGACGACGAGGGACGGGAGAGGCTGCGGGAGCTGACCCGCGTCCTCGAGGAAATTGAGGCCTTGCGTCAGTCGTGA